A region of Toxorhynchites rutilus septentrionalis strain SRP chromosome 1, ASM2978413v1, whole genome shotgun sequence DNA encodes the following proteins:
- the LOC129762020 gene encoding cardio acceleratory peptide 2b isoform X3, with amino-acid sequence MLPVSQLKMLAYISLVLIVFSTAKFCRAEVDQDTVVSEVRHKRGPTVGLFAYPRVGRSDPDMLEWGDMPMELSEEYDYPIRESKRQGLVPFPRVGRSGQNGGRQFWPMQQKRASNSGANSGMWFGPRLGKRVSRASSEIKGEQL; translated from the exons ATGCTGCCAGTGTCACAGTTGAAAATGCTCGCGTACATTTCGTTGGTGCTGATTGTGTTCTCGACGGCCAAATTCTGTCGAGCAGAAG TCGACCAGGACACCGTCGTCAGCGAGGTGCGACACAAACGGGGACCAACGGTGGGACTGTTTGCCTACCCGCGAGTGGGACGTTCCGATCCGGACATGCTTGAGTGGGGAGATATGCCGATGGAACTGTCGGAGGAATATG ACTACCCCATCCGGGAATCCAAAAGACAAGGACTGGTCCCATTCCCGCGGGTGGGACGTTCGGGACAGAACGGCGGGCGTCAGTTCTGGCCCATGCAGCAGAAGCGCGCTAGTAACTCGGGCGCGAACAGTGGCATGTGGTTTGGCCCTCGGCTAGGTAAACGTGTCAGCCGGGCATCCAGCGAGATCAAAGGTGAACAATTGTAA
- the LOC129762020 gene encoding cardio acceleratory peptide 2b isoform X1, producing MLPVSQLKMLAYISLVLIVFSTAKFCRAEVDQDTVVSEVRHKRGPTVGLFAYPRVGRSDPDMLEWGDMPMELSEEYDYPIRESKRQGLVPFPRVGRSGQNGGRQFWPMQQKRASNSGANSGMWFGPRLGKRVSRASSEIKVGNELYTPRLGRDSGEFSNSRKFKDFERFFRLSLSSEN from the exons ATGCTGCCAGTGTCACAGTTGAAAATGCTCGCGTACATTTCGTTGGTGCTGATTGTGTTCTCGACGGCCAAATTCTGTCGAGCAGAAG TCGACCAGGACACCGTCGTCAGCGAGGTGCGACACAAACGGGGACCAACGGTGGGACTGTTTGCCTACCCGCGAGTGGGACGTTCCGATCCGGACATGCTTGAGTGGGGAGATATGCCGATGGAACTGTCGGAGGAATATG ACTACCCCATCCGGGAATCCAAAAGACAAGGACTGGTCCCATTCCCGCGGGTGGGACGTTCGGGACAGAACGGCGGGCGTCAGTTCTGGCCCATGCAGCAGAAGCGCGCTAGTAACTCGGGCGCGAACAGTGGCATGTGGTTTGGCCCTCGGCTAGGTAAACGTGTCAGCCGGGCATCCAGCGAGATCAAAG TAGGTAACGAACTCTACACACCACGCCTTGGCCGTGATTCGGGGGAATTCTCCAACTCCAGGAAATTCAAGGACTTTGAACGCTTCTTCCGATTGTCGCTTTCATCGGAGAACTAA
- the LOC129762020 gene encoding cardio acceleratory peptide 2b isoform X2 gives MLPVSQLKMLAYISLVLIVFSTAKFCRAEVDQDTVVSEVRHKRGPTVGLFAYPRVGRSDPDMLEWGDMPMELSEEYDYPIRESKRQGLVPFPRVGRSGQNGGRQFWPMQQKRASNSGANSGMWFGPRLGKRVSRASSEIKGNELYTPRLGRDSGEFSNSRKFKDFERFFRLSLSSEN, from the exons ATGCTGCCAGTGTCACAGTTGAAAATGCTCGCGTACATTTCGTTGGTGCTGATTGTGTTCTCGACGGCCAAATTCTGTCGAGCAGAAG TCGACCAGGACACCGTCGTCAGCGAGGTGCGACACAAACGGGGACCAACGGTGGGACTGTTTGCCTACCCGCGAGTGGGACGTTCCGATCCGGACATGCTTGAGTGGGGAGATATGCCGATGGAACTGTCGGAGGAATATG ACTACCCCATCCGGGAATCCAAAAGACAAGGACTGGTCCCATTCCCGCGGGTGGGACGTTCGGGACAGAACGGCGGGCGTCAGTTCTGGCCCATGCAGCAGAAGCGCGCTAGTAACTCGGGCGCGAACAGTGGCATGTGGTTTGGCCCTCGGCTAGGTAAACGTGTCAGCCGGGCATCCAGCGAGATCAAAG GTAACGAACTCTACACACCACGCCTTGGCCGTGATTCGGGGGAATTCTCCAACTCCAGGAAATTCAAGGACTTTGAACGCTTCTTCCGATTGTCGCTTTCATCGGAGAACTAA